The window ATTGTCAGGACCCGGCCTCAAACTCTCATGGCGCGGAGAAACTGTAAGGGCAAATAGAATAACTGTTAGGGCAATCCCCCAAACTGTCAGGGCCCGGCCTCAAACTCTCATGGCGCGAAGAAACTGTAAGGGCAAATCGCATAACTGTTTGGGCAATCCCCCAAACTGTCAGGGCCCGGCCTCAAACTCTCATGGCGCGGAGAAATTGAAACTATTAGAGGTAACTCCCAACTGACAAGGACGTCCCATGCAGCCCGCCTCCACCGATTCTTCATTTAATCCCAAAAACGCCCCACCTCACTTTGGTGGAGCGTCCTGATTAATCTTCTATTTTCTTGAACACGAGTGAAGCGTTATGTCCGCCGAAGCCGAGTGAGTTGCTCATTGCGTAGCGGATGTCTGCTTTACGAGCGCCCTCTGTCACGTAGTCCAGATCACATTCCGGATCCGGGTTTTGGTAATTTGCAGTCGGCGGCAGAATGCCTTCGTGGAGCGCCTTGACGGTGAAGATTGCCTCAAGTCCGCCCGCTGCACCTAGAAGATGGCCCGTCATCGATTTCGTCGAGCTCATCGCCAATTTATAGGCATGGTCGCCGAAAACCGTTTTCGCGGCTATTGTCTCATATAGGTCATTGTACGGCGTGCTCGTACCGTGCGCATTGATGTAATCGATTTGATCCGGCGTAATGCCGCCTTTTTTGATTGCTTCCACCATCGCGCGGGCGCCCCCTTCCCCTTCCGGAGCGGGTGCCGTAATATGATGGGCATCTCCCGTGGAGCCATAGCCGATCACTTCCGCATAGATTTTAGCGCCGCGTGCTTTCGCATGCTCGTATTCTTCAAGAATCAGGATCCCAGCGCCCTCTCCCATGACAAAACCATCGCGCTCTGCGTCGAACGGACGGGAAGCCGTCGCCGGGTCCGGGTTCAATGAAAGAGCGGTACTCGAACAGAAACCGGCAACCGCCATCGTCGTGATCGGCGCTTCTGTCCCGCCAGTGATCATGATATCCGCATCCCCGCGTCGAATGACTTCAAACGCATCCCCGATTGAGTTCGTTCCGGAAGCGCAGGCCGTCACGGTACAAGAGTTGATGCCTTTCGCCCCCAAATGGATGGATACCTGGCCAGACGCCATATCCGGAATCATCATCGGGACAAAAAACGGACTAACCCGACGGTACCCTTTTTCCAGGAATGTCTTGAATTGCTGTTCATGTGTTTCCATTCCGCCGATCCCCGAACCGATCCACACGCCCGTCCGCAGCCCAAGCTCTTCATCCAATTCCAGATTGGCGTCTTTCATTGCCATAACAGAGGAAGCGATCGCAAAATGCGTGAATCGGTCCATCTTCCGGGCGTCTTTGCGTGGAAGATACTCTTCGATATCGAAGTCTTTCACTTCTGCCGCCACTTTCACCGGAAATTGTTCTCGGTCCAACCGGGTCAGCATGCCGATTCCCGACTTGCCTTCTAATACGGACTGCCAAGATTCTTCCGCTGAATTCCCAACTGGGGATACCGCCCCGACCCCTGTAACCACGACACGACGTTTTTCCATGTTCTCAAACTTCCCTTCCCTAATTAAGTAATTCCGCGACTTCTAGCACTTATTCTATCATGAAAAGAAGGAATCATCTTCCCCATTTGACGCAAAGGCCGCCCCATGTAAGCCCACCACCGAACCCGACAAGCACGATGACATCATCGTCTTTCACTTTCCCGTCCGCCACGTCATCGACTAAAGAAATCGGAATCGATGCCGCAGAAGTGTTGCCGTATTTATGAATCGTCTTCGACATCTTCTCAGGCGGAAGACCCAATCGTTCCCGGGAGGCTTCCATGATCCGCATATTCGCTTGGTGCGGAATCAGATAATCGACGTCCTCTTTCGTCAAGCCTGCTTTTTCGATGACACTTTCAGCTGATTCGCCCATTTGTCTTACCGCGAACTTGAATACTTCTCGGCCGTTCATTTGAATATAACGTTTTTGGAACAGATGCTTGCCGCCGCTGCCATCCGCTCCGAGTTCGAATGACAGGATGCCGCGTCCTTCGCTTACTTTACCGATGACCGCTGCCCCTGCACCGTCACCGAACAGCACGGCCGTACCGCGGTCTTCCCAATCCATGATCTTCGATAATTTCTCTACGCCAACGACGAGCACATACGGATACGCACCCGATTCAACGAACTGTTTCGCCGTCACAATACCGTACATAAACCCAGCGCAAGCCGCGGACACGTCCATCGCCGCAGCATTTTTCGCTCCCAACCGGTCTTGGATCATAGCAGACACCGACGGGAACGGCTGATCCGGAGTCACCGTCGCTACCAAGATCAACCCGATGTCCTCGGGCTGGAGCCCAGCATCTTCAATAGCGTTCACCGCAGCCTGGTACGCCAAATCCGATGTATCCGTATCCTCGTCTGCAATATGCCGTTGTTCGATCCCTGTCCGTGTGCGGATCCATTCATCCGATGTATCCATCCGCTCTTCCAAATCTGCATTCGTCACGATTTGTGTTGGAACGCATTTACCGATTCCAATGAAACCAGCGTTCATTTTCATCCCCCGTTCTTATCATCTAATATTAGTACCTGGTATTAATCATAAGGGAAACGGGTATACTTTTCAACCCGCGGACACGCTTTTGCCAAATTTAATTTCGCTTTTGCGCATTAAAGGTTCCTCCCCTGCTGCGGCTATGCTATGATTAGAAAGAATCCGTTTATGTAGAGGTGAATTTGATGAAATTCGTAGTGACTTTCCTTTGGTCATTTCTTTTGGTTACCATGGTGAACTATGTTACCGGCTCGATCGCGAACGTTCCATTCGACCTCGTACCGGGCATCGTCGCTTCAGTAATCCTATCGGTCGTCGTCCTCGTCATCTCCAGTGCATGCCCGGACGAACCAGTTTCCGATCATTGATTGACAAAGACAGCCATTTCCTTTTCGGGAGATGGTTTTTTTGTTGGGCTGAAAGGGTAGGATTTGCAAGCAACGGCTTGGTGAGTGCAAGGAAACGGGGGGCCTATGCAAGCATTAATGACGGTAAACTCTTTAACTGAAAAGGGCAGGGGAACATTATGAATGAAAGACGTCCGGGTTTACTGTTTTTAGCAGTAATTATATGGATTGCTTATTTTCTTTGTGCAATAATATTCGGCCACAGTATATGGTTTGTTAAGATCCTCAGTTTGGCATCTATTACTCTTTTTGGAATATTAGTATTTATGGTTTGGAAGAACAAAGAAAGTAAAAATGAATTGCGGGATTAATAAAATTACAACAATCGGCTGCCTTTACATGGCAGCTTATTGAAAAATGAAGTTAACTACTGCCGTCTGAATGCAAGAAAACATGAACGCGGCGCAAGTAAATGAGATACGAACGCAACCAAACGTACGGCAGATGCCGAATTGCAAGAATGCCCAGAGCGAATGCGAGCAACCATGCTGTGAGCGCAAGAAAACCTGGACCAAGTGCAAGCAAACGGCACAGGAATGCAACCAAACTCACCGTTGGATACAATCTAATCCACGGAAATCACTCCACCATGAAAAAAGCCACACAGGAAATAAAATCCCCATGCGGCTCTTCAGTCTTCATCCTTTGTGCACATCCAATTTCCCATCCACCATCGACAATGCTAG is drawn from Sporosarcina sp. FSL W7-1349 and contains these coding sequences:
- the fabF gene encoding beta-ketoacyl-ACP synthase II, with translation MEKRRVVVTGVGAVSPVGNSAEESWQSVLEGKSGIGMLTRLDREQFPVKVAAEVKDFDIEEYLPRKDARKMDRFTHFAIASSVMAMKDANLELDEELGLRTGVWIGSGIGGMETHEQQFKTFLEKGYRRVSPFFVPMMIPDMASGQVSIHLGAKGINSCTVTACASGTNSIGDAFEVIRRGDADIMITGGTEAPITTMAVAGFCSSTALSLNPDPATASRPFDAERDGFVMGEGAGILILEEYEHAKARGAKIYAEVIGYGSTGDAHHITAPAPEGEGGARAMVEAIKKGGITPDQIDYINAHGTSTPYNDLYETIAAKTVFGDHAYKLAMSSTKSMTGHLLGAAGGLEAIFTVKALHEGILPPTANYQNPDPECDLDYVTEGARKADIRYAMSNSLGFGGHNASLVFKKIED
- a CDS encoding DUF2929 family protein; this encodes MKFVVTFLWSFLLVTMVNYVTGSIANVPFDLVPGIVASVILSVVVLVISSACPDEPVSDH
- a CDS encoding beta-ketoacyl-ACP synthase III → MNAGFIGIGKCVPTQIVTNADLEERMDTSDEWIRTRTGIEQRHIADEDTDTSDLAYQAAVNAIEDAGLQPEDIGLILVATVTPDQPFPSVSAMIQDRLGAKNAAAMDVSAACAGFMYGIVTAKQFVESGAYPYVLVVGVEKLSKIMDWEDRGTAVLFGDGAGAAVIGKVSEGRGILSFELGADGSGGKHLFQKRYIQMNGREVFKFAVRQMGESAESVIEKAGLTKEDVDYLIPHQANMRIMEASRERLGLPPEKMSKTIHKYGNTSAASIPISLVDDVADGKVKDDDVIVLVGFGGGLTWGGLCVKWGR